The following proteins come from a genomic window of Triticum aestivum cultivar Chinese Spring chromosome 6A, IWGSC CS RefSeq v2.1, whole genome shotgun sequence:
- the LOC123127537 gene encoding uncharacterized protein isoform X3 codes for MEQDIPAFKPQWLMQGQVTATGAATLWAAASSRKVDCQGKGGSSRNRSSGHNRDQSSRQSSSRRSSVSSGSRRLDRDDMGKTRGYANFGRNKDKEREKDFDSRDRESRSVTADRDGFQSFSSCRPERDRLNRARSKADTSSKGVISLNNGSTSKSNTVGVAFEREFPQLSSEDKNGRQDISRVPSPGITTPIQSLPPFTPSDGWTSKLVGAPLSSEPKKNLVASSVPQAAPSKKPEVALNSGTALSMAETVMQAPQRTSSGPQLSIDAQKIEERTLRQNTLRPMTSATSKSSVTSSSKSKGTRIGDLAGTSKAIQQSLALPANGSVRAPAKAELSKLTLSGSFKILSREQNCTAQTPKDSPGNPASPPARVASMEPHKKPPLSQKPKVSTHDLPLVQGSSCGVSKSRLKFFQSLRTKSNGSSSAVESGCEPSPSSGVDAKHDSCLNSGMKCMGNGKCFCEEANSSEGSQRHHSDNEENKSSLQSVDMAAGGSQQLVVENLESDSSSELADTGDDGFQVSGSDNADGSSSSALADSDDGYKNSQSGNEDASSSSEATEPEDEEYPAEAIFTAEDLAFMISLGWSKDEKVQPLGLEEIADYVRRHKGLEQRLFSMEANADIKIILLYLCGQS; via the exons ATGGAGCAGGACATACCCGCCTTCAAGCCGCAATGGCTGATGCAGGGACAGGTCACGGCCACTGGTGCCGCGACCCTCTGGGCCGCAGCTTCGTCACGCAAAG TAGATTGTCAAGGTAAGGGTGGTTCATCAAGAAATCGCTCATCTGGGCACAACCGTGACCAGAGTTCTCGGCAGTCTTCATCACGGAGGAGTTCAGTCTCAAGTGGATCCCGGAGGCTTGACCGGGATGACATGGGGAAGACAAGGggctatgcaaattttggaaggaACAAGGataaggagagggagaaggatttTGATTCCCGTGATAGGGAGAGTAGGTCCGTTACAGCAGATCGTGATGGCTTTCAATCATTTAGCTCATGTAGACCTGAAAGGGATAGGTTAAATCGTGCTCGCTCGAAGGCAGACACATCAAGTAAGGGAGTAATTAGTCTAAATAATGGTAGTACATCTAAAAGCAATACTGTTGGCGTTGCCTTTGAGCGAGAATTCCCACAGCTTAGTTCCGAGGACAAGAATGGAAGGCAAGACATTAGCAGAGTCCCATCTCCTGGTATCACCACCCCAATTCAGAGCCTGCCTCCATTTACTCCATCTGATGGCTGGACTTCCAAGCTAGTAGGAGCTCCTCTATCAAGTGAGCCAAAGAAAAATCTTGTTGCCTCTTCTGTACCACAAGCCGCTCCTAGTAAAAAGCCTGAAGTAGCACTGAACAGTGGAACTGCATTAAGCATGGCAGAGACTGTTATGCAAGCTCCTCAGAGAACTTCGTCTGGACCTCAG CTATCAATTGATGCTCAGAAGATTGAAGAAAGAACTTTGAGACAAAACACTCTAAGACCTATGACTTCTGCAACAAGCAAATCTTCT GTAACAAGCTCTTCCAAATCAAAAGGAACACGGATTGGAGATCTTGCTGGTACTAGTAAGGCCATACAACAATCATTAGCACTTCCCGCCAATGGTTCTGTTCGAGCTCCAGCCAAGGCCGAGCTTTCAAAGCTTACTCTTTCAGGAAGCTTTAAAATCCTCAGCCGAGAGCAAAATTGTACTGCACAGACTCCTAAAGACTCTCCAGGCAATCCTGCGAGTCCTCCAGCTCGTGTGGCTTCCATGGAACCACACAAGAAGCCTCCTCTCAGCCAAAAGCCCAAGGTTTCCACACATGATCTTCCTCTAGTGCAAGGTTCATCTTGTGGTGTTAGCAAATCAAGATTAAAGTTCTTCCAGTCGTTGCGAACCAAATCTAATGGTTCAAGTTCAGCCGTTGAGTCAGGTTGTGAGCCATCTCCATCCAGCGGAGTTGATGCGAAGCATGATTCTTGTCTTAATTCTGGAATGAAATGCATGGGGAATGGAAAGTGTTTCTGTGAAGAAGCAAATTCTTCCGAGGGATCCCAGCGGCACCATTCAGACAATGAAGAGAACAAGTCATCCTTGCAGTCTGTTGACATGGCAGCTGGGGGATCTCAGCAGCTTGTTGTAGAAAACCTGGAGTCTGACTCCTCATCCGAACTTGCTGACACAGGAGATGATGGATTCCAGGTATCCGGCTCAGACAATGCAGATGGTAGCTCCTCCTCAGCACTTGCAGATTCAGATGATGGATACAAGAACTCACAGTCTGGCAATGAGGACGCTAGTTCATCGTCAGAGGCTACTGAACCAGAAGATGAGGAGTATCCAGCTGAAGCCATATTCACTGCAGAAGATCTGGCTTTCATGATATCCCTTGGCTGGAGTAAAGATGAAAAGGTGCAACCTTTGGGTTTGGAAGAAATTGCTGACTAT GTGAGGCGCCATAAGGGGCTGGAGCAGAGGCTTTTCTCCATGGAAGCCAACGCCGACATCAAGATAATTCTCCTTTATCTTTGCGGTCAGAGCTAA
- the LOC123127537 gene encoding uncharacterized protein isoform X2: MEQDIPAFKPQWLMQGQVTATGAATLWAAASSRKDCQGKGGSSRNRSSGHNRDQSSRQSSSRRSSVSSGSRRLDRDDMGKTRGYANFGRNKDKEREKDFDSRDRESRSVTADRDGFQSFSSCRPERDRLNRARSKADTSSKGVISLNNGSTSKSNTVGVAFEREFPQLSSEDKNGRQDISRVPSPGITTPIQSLPPFTPSDGWTSKLVGAPLSSEPKKNLVASSVPQAAPSKKPEVALNSGTALSMAETVMQAPQRTSSGPQLSIDAQKIEERTLRQNTLRPMTSATSKSSIIQVTSSSKSKGTRIGDLAGTSKAIQQSLALPANGSVRAPAKAELSKLTLSGSFKILSREQNCTAQTPKDSPGNPASPPARVASMEPHKKPPLSQKPKVSTHDLPLVQGSSCGVSKSRLKFFQSLRTKSNGSSSAVESGCEPSPSSGVDAKHDSCLNSGMKCMGNGKCFCEEANSSEGSQRHHSDNEENKSSLQSVDMAAGGSQQLVVENLESDSSSELADTGDDGFQVSGSDNADGSSSSALADSDDGYKNSQSGNEDASSSSEATEPEDEEYPAEAIFTAEDLAFMISLGWSKDEKVQPLGLEEIADYVRRHKGLEQRLFSMEANADIKIILLYLCGQS, encoded by the exons ATGGAGCAGGACATACCCGCCTTCAAGCCGCAATGGCTGATGCAGGGACAGGTCACGGCCACTGGTGCCGCGACCCTCTGGGCCGCAGCTTCGTCACGCAAAG ATTGTCAAGGTAAGGGTGGTTCATCAAGAAATCGCTCATCTGGGCACAACCGTGACCAGAGTTCTCGGCAGTCTTCATCACGGAGGAGTTCAGTCTCAAGTGGATCCCGGAGGCTTGACCGGGATGACATGGGGAAGACAAGGggctatgcaaattttggaaggaACAAGGataaggagagggagaaggatttTGATTCCCGTGATAGGGAGAGTAGGTCCGTTACAGCAGATCGTGATGGCTTTCAATCATTTAGCTCATGTAGACCTGAAAGGGATAGGTTAAATCGTGCTCGCTCGAAGGCAGACACATCAAGTAAGGGAGTAATTAGTCTAAATAATGGTAGTACATCTAAAAGCAATACTGTTGGCGTTGCCTTTGAGCGAGAATTCCCACAGCTTAGTTCCGAGGACAAGAATGGAAGGCAAGACATTAGCAGAGTCCCATCTCCTGGTATCACCACCCCAATTCAGAGCCTGCCTCCATTTACTCCATCTGATGGCTGGACTTCCAAGCTAGTAGGAGCTCCTCTATCAAGTGAGCCAAAGAAAAATCTTGTTGCCTCTTCTGTACCACAAGCCGCTCCTAGTAAAAAGCCTGAAGTAGCACTGAACAGTGGAACTGCATTAAGCATGGCAGAGACTGTTATGCAAGCTCCTCAGAGAACTTCGTCTGGACCTCAG CTATCAATTGATGCTCAGAAGATTGAAGAAAGAACTTTGAGACAAAACACTCTAAGACCTATGACTTCTGCAACAAGCAAATCTTCT ATTATTCAGGTAACAAGCTCTTCCAAATCAAAAGGAACACGGATTGGAGATCTTGCTGGTACTAGTAAGGCCATACAACAATCATTAGCACTTCCCGCCAATGGTTCTGTTCGAGCTCCAGCCAAGGCCGAGCTTTCAAAGCTTACTCTTTCAGGAAGCTTTAAAATCCTCAGCCGAGAGCAAAATTGTACTGCACAGACTCCTAAAGACTCTCCAGGCAATCCTGCGAGTCCTCCAGCTCGTGTGGCTTCCATGGAACCACACAAGAAGCCTCCTCTCAGCCAAAAGCCCAAGGTTTCCACACATGATCTTCCTCTAGTGCAAGGTTCATCTTGTGGTGTTAGCAAATCAAGATTAAAGTTCTTCCAGTCGTTGCGAACCAAATCTAATGGTTCAAGTTCAGCCGTTGAGTCAGGTTGTGAGCCATCTCCATCCAGCGGAGTTGATGCGAAGCATGATTCTTGTCTTAATTCTGGAATGAAATGCATGGGGAATGGAAAGTGTTTCTGTGAAGAAGCAAATTCTTCCGAGGGATCCCAGCGGCACCATTCAGACAATGAAGAGAACAAGTCATCCTTGCAGTCTGTTGACATGGCAGCTGGGGGATCTCAGCAGCTTGTTGTAGAAAACCTGGAGTCTGACTCCTCATCCGAACTTGCTGACACAGGAGATGATGGATTCCAGGTATCCGGCTCAGACAATGCAGATGGTAGCTCCTCCTCAGCACTTGCAGATTCAGATGATGGATACAAGAACTCACAGTCTGGCAATGAGGACGCTAGTTCATCGTCAGAGGCTACTGAACCAGAAGATGAGGAGTATCCAGCTGAAGCCATATTCACTGCAGAAGATCTGGCTTTCATGATATCCCTTGGCTGGAGTAAAGATGAAAAGGTGCAACCTTTGGGTTTGGAAGAAATTGCTGACTAT GTGAGGCGCCATAAGGGGCTGGAGCAGAGGCTTTTCTCCATGGAAGCCAACGCCGACATCAAGATAATTCTCCTTTATCTTTGCGGTCAGAGCTAA
- the LOC123127537 gene encoding uncharacterized protein isoform X1 — translation MEQDIPAFKPQWLMQGQVTATGAATLWAAASSRKVDCQGKGGSSRNRSSGHNRDQSSRQSSSRRSSVSSGSRRLDRDDMGKTRGYANFGRNKDKEREKDFDSRDRESRSVTADRDGFQSFSSCRPERDRLNRARSKADTSSKGVISLNNGSTSKSNTVGVAFEREFPQLSSEDKNGRQDISRVPSPGITTPIQSLPPFTPSDGWTSKLVGAPLSSEPKKNLVASSVPQAAPSKKPEVALNSGTALSMAETVMQAPQRTSSGPQLSIDAQKIEERTLRQNTLRPMTSATSKSSIIQVTSSSKSKGTRIGDLAGTSKAIQQSLALPANGSVRAPAKAELSKLTLSGSFKILSREQNCTAQTPKDSPGNPASPPARVASMEPHKKPPLSQKPKVSTHDLPLVQGSSCGVSKSRLKFFQSLRTKSNGSSSAVESGCEPSPSSGVDAKHDSCLNSGMKCMGNGKCFCEEANSSEGSQRHHSDNEENKSSLQSVDMAAGGSQQLVVENLESDSSSELADTGDDGFQVSGSDNADGSSSSALADSDDGYKNSQSGNEDASSSSEATEPEDEEYPAEAIFTAEDLAFMISLGWSKDEKVQPLGLEEIADYVRRHKGLEQRLFSMEANADIKIILLYLCGQS, via the exons ATGGAGCAGGACATACCCGCCTTCAAGCCGCAATGGCTGATGCAGGGACAGGTCACGGCCACTGGTGCCGCGACCCTCTGGGCCGCAGCTTCGTCACGCAAAG TAGATTGTCAAGGTAAGGGTGGTTCATCAAGAAATCGCTCATCTGGGCACAACCGTGACCAGAGTTCTCGGCAGTCTTCATCACGGAGGAGTTCAGTCTCAAGTGGATCCCGGAGGCTTGACCGGGATGACATGGGGAAGACAAGGggctatgcaaattttggaaggaACAAGGataaggagagggagaaggatttTGATTCCCGTGATAGGGAGAGTAGGTCCGTTACAGCAGATCGTGATGGCTTTCAATCATTTAGCTCATGTAGACCTGAAAGGGATAGGTTAAATCGTGCTCGCTCGAAGGCAGACACATCAAGTAAGGGAGTAATTAGTCTAAATAATGGTAGTACATCTAAAAGCAATACTGTTGGCGTTGCCTTTGAGCGAGAATTCCCACAGCTTAGTTCCGAGGACAAGAATGGAAGGCAAGACATTAGCAGAGTCCCATCTCCTGGTATCACCACCCCAATTCAGAGCCTGCCTCCATTTACTCCATCTGATGGCTGGACTTCCAAGCTAGTAGGAGCTCCTCTATCAAGTGAGCCAAAGAAAAATCTTGTTGCCTCTTCTGTACCACAAGCCGCTCCTAGTAAAAAGCCTGAAGTAGCACTGAACAGTGGAACTGCATTAAGCATGGCAGAGACTGTTATGCAAGCTCCTCAGAGAACTTCGTCTGGACCTCAG CTATCAATTGATGCTCAGAAGATTGAAGAAAGAACTTTGAGACAAAACACTCTAAGACCTATGACTTCTGCAACAAGCAAATCTTCT ATTATTCAGGTAACAAGCTCTTCCAAATCAAAAGGAACACGGATTGGAGATCTTGCTGGTACTAGTAAGGCCATACAACAATCATTAGCACTTCCCGCCAATGGTTCTGTTCGAGCTCCAGCCAAGGCCGAGCTTTCAAAGCTTACTCTTTCAGGAAGCTTTAAAATCCTCAGCCGAGAGCAAAATTGTACTGCACAGACTCCTAAAGACTCTCCAGGCAATCCTGCGAGTCCTCCAGCTCGTGTGGCTTCCATGGAACCACACAAGAAGCCTCCTCTCAGCCAAAAGCCCAAGGTTTCCACACATGATCTTCCTCTAGTGCAAGGTTCATCTTGTGGTGTTAGCAAATCAAGATTAAAGTTCTTCCAGTCGTTGCGAACCAAATCTAATGGTTCAAGTTCAGCCGTTGAGTCAGGTTGTGAGCCATCTCCATCCAGCGGAGTTGATGCGAAGCATGATTCTTGTCTTAATTCTGGAATGAAATGCATGGGGAATGGAAAGTGTTTCTGTGAAGAAGCAAATTCTTCCGAGGGATCCCAGCGGCACCATTCAGACAATGAAGAGAACAAGTCATCCTTGCAGTCTGTTGACATGGCAGCTGGGGGATCTCAGCAGCTTGTTGTAGAAAACCTGGAGTCTGACTCCTCATCCGAACTTGCTGACACAGGAGATGATGGATTCCAGGTATCCGGCTCAGACAATGCAGATGGTAGCTCCTCCTCAGCACTTGCAGATTCAGATGATGGATACAAGAACTCACAGTCTGGCAATGAGGACGCTAGTTCATCGTCAGAGGCTACTGAACCAGAAGATGAGGAGTATCCAGCTGAAGCCATATTCACTGCAGAAGATCTGGCTTTCATGATATCCCTTGGCTGGAGTAAAGATGAAAAGGTGCAACCTTTGGGTTTGGAAGAAATTGCTGACTAT GTGAGGCGCCATAAGGGGCTGGAGCAGAGGCTTTTCTCCATGGAAGCCAACGCCGACATCAAGATAATTCTCCTTTATCTTTGCGGTCAGAGCTAA